One genomic window of Scylla paramamosain isolate STU-SP2022 chromosome 20, ASM3559412v1, whole genome shotgun sequence includes the following:
- the LOC135110226 gene encoding basic proline-rich protein-like — translation MRQPVLWMVATVVVAVAWVGEAAPRSHPISRVRRDSDCDTPSDADRSLQDLGQQQGAELAAAGGSTLPSPGMPLPPLASPPAVPALPPTMAAPAVPIPAQPAPAPLVAPAPVVPAPAAPVPLAAPVPPAALASAAAAPVPPAAPAHTMAAPAPAAPPAGPAPTLAAPAPVPAAPFPAALAPPAPAPRMAAPAPAPAAPAPAPPAAPTPTMAAPAPAAPAPAPLAAPVPPAGPAPTMAAPAPAAPAPSAPAPTLAAPAPAAPAPAAPAPAAPAPLAPAPPAAPAPRMDAPAPVAPAPPAPAPALAAPAPAAPVPPAPAPPAAPAPTLAAPAPAAPAPAAPAPPAPAPPVAPAPTLAAPAPAAPAPPAPAPPAAPAPTLAAPAPAAPVPAAPAPPAPAPPAAPAPTLAAPAPAAPAPAAPAPPAPAPPAAPAPTLAALAPAAPAPAAPAPPAPAPPAAPAHTLAAPAPAAPAPAAPVPVPRMAVPAPAAPAPPAAPAPAAPAPLMALAPAAPAAPAPGPRMAAPAPVAPAPVAPAPAPLAAAASISPLAPGSGEVFSPAASISSGTQPSLTTSPVHAQKAASSLVSRQDSRRDDDDDDDDDDTVSTPSTVLVPPHAALRKQAAPAPAPELAASPSPASPDSAERLMPSAPAASGRPLALTAPASPSPAAPAPAAPAPPAPTLPAGLALRMAVPAPAVPAPAAPAAPAPAPPAAPAPTLAAPAPAAPAPAAPAPTLAAPAPAAPAPVAPAPPAPAPTLGAPAPTALAPVVPAAPAPAPRMAAPALAPVAPAAPAPAPPAAPAPVPKLAAPAPPAVLVLAAHPAPAFPAVMALASPLNKPSSEKVSVSASLPSVKPLNDQVMMLSSLAMVQHPAAKINDDDDDDDDDKRSKARMHGSRLAIKTPLKECKGKCMFRTSDGSCYQDYLCASKML, via the coding sequence ATGAGACAGCCGGTGTTATGGATggtggcgacggtggtggtggcggtggcgtggGTGGGAGAGGCGGCTCCCCGCAGCCACCCTATTAGCAGGGTTCGCAGGGACAGCGATTGCGACACGCCTTCCGACGCCGACCGCAGCCTGCAGGACCTGGGGCAGCAGCAAGGCGCCGAGTTGGCAGCCGCAGGAGGCTCAACCCTGCCAAGCCCAGGCATGCCGCTCCCACCACTTGCCTCTCCCCCTGCTGTTCCAGCCCTTCCACCCACGATGGCAGCCCCTGCCGTACCAATCCCTGCCCAGCCAGCTCCTGCCCCACTAGTGGCCCCTGCCCCAGTTGTCCCTGCCCCAGCTGCCCCTGTCCCACTAGCAGCCCCTGTCCCACCAGCAGCTCTTGCCTCTGCCGCAGCAGCTCCTGTTCCTCCAGCAGCCCCTGCCCATACAATGGCTGCTCCTGCCCCTGCTGCCCCTCCAGCAGGCCCTGCTCCTACACTGGCTGCCCCTGCCCCTGTCCCTGCCGCCCCTTTCCCAGCTGCCCTTGCCCCACCTGCCCCTGCCCCTAGAATGGCtgcccctgcccctgcccctgcTGCACCAGCTCCTGCCCCTCCAGCAGCCCCTACCCCTACAATGGCTGCCCCTGCCCCTGCCGCACCAGCTCCTGCCCCTCTAGCTGCCCCTGTCCCTCCGGCAGGCCCTGCTCCTACAATGGCTGCCCCTGCCCCTGCTGCCCCTGCCCCATCAGCCCCTGCTCCTACATtggctgctcctgctcctgctgcccCTGCTCCTGCTGCCCCAGCCCCAGCTGCCCCTGCCCCACTAGCCCCTGCCCCTCCAGCAGCCCCTGCCCCTAGAATGGATGCCCCTGCTCCTGTTGCCCCTGCCCCACCAGCCCCTGCCCCTGCATTGGCTGCCCCTGCTCCTGCTGCCCCTGTCCCACCAGCCCCTGCCCCTCCAGCAGCCCCTGCCCCTACATTGGCTGCCCCTGCTCCTGCTGCCCCTGCCCCAGCTGCCCCTGCCCCACCAGCCCCTGCCCCTCCAGTAGCCCCTGCCCCTACATTGGCTGCCCCTGCTCCTGCTGCCCCTGCCCCACCAGCCCCTGCCCCTCCAGCAGCCCCTGCCCCTACATTGGCTGCCCCTGCTCCTGCTGCCCCTGTCCCAGCCGCCCCTGCCCCACCAGCCCCTGCCCCTCCAGCAGCCCCTGCCCCTACATTGGCTGCCCCTGCTCCTGCTGCCCCTGCCCCAGCCGCCCCTGCCCCACCAGCCCCTGCCCCTCCAGCAGCCCCTGCCCCTACATTGGCTGCCCTTGCTCCTGCTGCCCCTGCCCCAGCTGCCCCTGCCCCACCAGCCCCTGCCCCTCCAGCAGCCCCTGCCCATACATTGGCTGCCCCTGCTCCTGCTGCCCCTGCCCCAGCTGCCCCTGTCCCTGTCCCTAGAATGGCTGTCCCTGCCCCAGCTGCCCCTGCCCCGCCAGCGGCACCTGCCCCAGCTGCCCCTGCCCCACTAATGGCCCTTGCCCCAGCTGCCCCTGCCGCACCAGCCCCTGGCCCTAGAATGGCAGCTCCTGCTCCAGTTGCCCCTGCCCCAGTTGCCCCTGCCCCAGCTCCCCTTGCTGCAGctgcctccatctctcccctcgcCCCAGGTTCTGGTGAGGTGTTCTCCCCCGCTGCCTCCATATCCTCGGGGACACAGCCCAGTCTTACAACCAGTCCAGTCCACGCCCAAAAGGCAGCCTCATCCCTTGTGTCTCGGCAAGACTCTCGACgggatgatgacgacgacgacgacgatgatgacacCGTATCCACACCATCTACAGTTTTGGTGCCCCCTCATGCAGCTCTCCGCAAACAGGCCGCCCCAGCACCCGCCCCAGAACTggccgcctctccctctcccgcctcCCCTGATTCCGCTGAGAGGCTCATGCCAtctgctcctgctgcttctgGTCGTCCCCTGGCACTGACTGCCCCTGCCTCACCTTCACCTGCTGCCCCTGCCCCAGCTGCTCCTGCCCCACCAGCTCCTACCCTTCCAGCAGGTCTTGCTCTTAGAATGGCTGTCCCTGCCCCTGCTGTCCCTGCCCCAGCCGCCCCAGCTGCACCAGCCCCTGCCCCTCCAGCAGCCCCTGCCCCTACATTGGCTGCCCCTGCTCCTGCTGCCCCTGCCCCAGCTGCCCCTGCCCCTACATTGGCTGCCCCTGCCCCAGCTGCCCCTGCCCCAGTTGCCCCTGCCCCACCAGCCCCTGCCCCTACATTGGGTGCCCCTGCTCCTACTGCCCTTGCTCCGGTTGTCCCTGCTGCACCAGCCCCAGCCCCTAGAATGGCCGCCCCTGCTCTTGCCCCAGTTGCCCCTGCCGCACcagctcctgctcctccagcaGCTCCTGCCCCTGTTCCTAAGCTAGCAGCTCCTGCGCCACCAGCAGTCCTTGTCTTAGCAGCTCATCCAGCTCCCGCTTTCCCAGCAGTCATGGCCCTCGCCTCCCCGCTGAACAAGCCTTCCAGTGAGAAGGTGTCGGTCTCAGCGTCCCTGCCTTCCGTGAAGCCACTGAATGACCAGGTGATGATGCTGTCCTCGCTGGCaatggtgcaacaccctgctgcCAAAATaaatgacgatgacgacgacgatgacgacgacaagCGCTCGAAGGCGAGGATGCATGGCAGTAGGCTTGCCATCAAGACACCCCTCaaggaatgcaaaggcaagTGTATGTTCAGGACCAGCGACGGCTCCTGCTATCAAGACTACCTGTGTGCTTCCAAGATGCTGTag
- the LOC135110227 gene encoding pancreatic triacylglycerol lipase-like isoform X1 produces the protein MRIDTGGTTRPRNTGKWQLVSLVSLVGVDVRPRNEFHVPSSKHMSSVGGGEECTVTEQQLLPPPPVPRTKMGCSWLFSLRTVAAGFSLILAVLFFHPSLHSFLVGSTDPNNPFLYVRNFHVWTRRHPQKAQDLSMGSRSALAATHFQSKQTYIIIHGFLGSSTDGWILSLKDALLNREDCNVISVNWSAGSTTAEYFLIQPRVRTVGAEVGQFLSFLEDAAGLYTYQVHVIGHSLGAHAAGFVGKTLNGTLPRITGLDPAGLSFHQADSADRLHHSDAVFVDVIHTHGCYTFLKMWEDCFGIDENLGDADFWPNGGERQPACEDGGDGATSVKDGSSCDHGMAYVLYIESIKYMPSSTHFLARQCPSWKHYNNRSCPCGHPVQYMGFNADPRAHGVFYLNTSRTAPYGLLDSDCSAGAFSLVQIIGLMMLSILLVLLLLLVGLVLIQQYFGLPILARVRARLYMEDLVWHGLGKSPSTHILNSDKAVDT, from the exons ATGAGGATTGACACGGGCGGGACCACTCGTCCACGCAACACAGGCAAGTGGCAACTAGTTTCTCTCGTGAGCTTGGTGGGAGTGGATGTCAGACCC AGAAACGAATTTCACGTGCCCTCTAGCAAGCACATGAGCAGCGTGGGTGGCGGGGAAGAGTGTACCGTCACCGAGCAACAACTTCTGCCTCCACCACCTGTACCCAGGACCAAAATGGGGTGCTCGTGGCTCTTCTCCCTGCGGACCGTGGCCGCGGGGTTCTCTCTCATCCTGgctgtcctcttcttccatccaa gtcTGCACAGTTTCCTGGTGGGCAGCACCGACCCCAACAATCCCTTCCTGTATGTGCGAAACTTCCACGTTTGGACCAG GCGTCACCCCCAGAAGGCCCAAGACCTCTCCATGGGGTCCCGCTCCGCCCTCGCCGCCACGCACTTCCAGAGCAAGCAGACCTACATTATCATTCACGGCTTCCTGGGCTCGAGCACCGACGGCTGGATTCTGTCACTTAAGGATG CGTTGCTTAACCGGGAGGACTGCAATGTGATCAGCGTGAACTGGTCTGCGGGCTCCACCACCGCAGAGTACTTCCTGATCCAGCCAAGGGTTCGTACAGTAGGCGCTGAGGTGGGCcagtttctttcattcttggAGGACGCCGCAGGACTTTACACCTACCAGGTTCATGTCATCGGGCACTCCTTGGGTGCCCACGCAGCAGGCTTCGTAGGCAAGACACTCAACGGCACGCTACCCAGGATAACAG GTCTGGACCCCGCCGGCCTAAGCTTCCACCAGGCTGACAGCGCCGACCGCCTGCACCACTCTGACGCAGTGTTCGTTGACGTGATCCACACCCACGGCTGTTACACCTTCCTCAAGAtgtgggag GACTGTTTTGGTATTGATGAGAACCTTGGAGACGCAGACTTCTGGCCCAATGGAGGGGAGCGCCAGCCAGCCTGTGAGGATGGTGGGGATGGAGCCACATCTGTCAAAG ACGGCAGTAGCTGTGACCACGGCATGGCATATGTTCTCTACATCGAGAGCATCAAGTACATGCCATCCTCCACACATTTCCTGGCCCGCCAGTGCCCATCCTGGAAGCACTACAACAACAGGTCCTGCCCCTGTGGCCACCCAGTTCAGTACATGGGTTTCAATGCAGATCCAAG GGCACATGGTGTCTTCTACCTGAACACCAGCAGGACAGCTCCCTATGGCTTATTGGACTCAGACTGTTCTGCAGGTGCCTTCTCTCTTGTGCAGATCATTG GTCTGATGATGCTGTCCATCctactggtgttgctgctgctgctggtgggaCTGGTGCTCATCCAGCAATACTTTGGGCTGCCCATCCTGGCTCGGGTGCGGGCCAGACTCTACATGGAGGACTTGGTCTGGCATGGTCTGGGAAAAAGTCCATCTACTCATATTCTCAATTCTGACAAAGCAGTGGACACTTGA
- the LOC135110227 gene encoding pancreatic triacylglycerol lipase-like isoform X2 has product MSDPKHMSSVGGGEECTVTEQQLLPPPPVPRTKMGCSWLFSLRTVAAGFSLILAVLFFHPSLHSFLVGSTDPNNPFLYVRNFHVWTRRHPQKAQDLSMGSRSALAATHFQSKQTYIIIHGFLGSSTDGWILSLKDALLNREDCNVISVNWSAGSTTAEYFLIQPRVRTVGAEVGQFLSFLEDAAGLYTYQVHVIGHSLGAHAAGFVGKTLNGTLPRITGLDPAGLSFHQADSADRLHHSDAVFVDVIHTHGCYTFLKMWEDCFGIDENLGDADFWPNGGERQPACEDGGDGATSVKDGSSCDHGMAYVLYIESIKYMPSSTHFLARQCPSWKHYNNRSCPCGHPVQYMGFNADPRAHGVFYLNTSRTAPYGLLDSDCSAGAFSLVQIIGLMMLSILLVLLLLLVGLVLIQQYFGLPILARVRARLYMEDLVWHGLGKSPSTHILNSDKAVDT; this is encoded by the exons ATGTCAGACCC CAAGCACATGAGCAGCGTGGGTGGCGGGGAAGAGTGTACCGTCACCGAGCAACAACTTCTGCCTCCACCACCTGTACCCAGGACCAAAATGGGGTGCTCGTGGCTCTTCTCCCTGCGGACCGTGGCCGCGGGGTTCTCTCTCATCCTGgctgtcctcttcttccatccaa gtcTGCACAGTTTCCTGGTGGGCAGCACCGACCCCAACAATCCCTTCCTGTATGTGCGAAACTTCCACGTTTGGACCAG GCGTCACCCCCAGAAGGCCCAAGACCTCTCCATGGGGTCCCGCTCCGCCCTCGCCGCCACGCACTTCCAGAGCAAGCAGACCTACATTATCATTCACGGCTTCCTGGGCTCGAGCACCGACGGCTGGATTCTGTCACTTAAGGATG CGTTGCTTAACCGGGAGGACTGCAATGTGATCAGCGTGAACTGGTCTGCGGGCTCCACCACCGCAGAGTACTTCCTGATCCAGCCAAGGGTTCGTACAGTAGGCGCTGAGGTGGGCcagtttctttcattcttggAGGACGCCGCAGGACTTTACACCTACCAGGTTCATGTCATCGGGCACTCCTTGGGTGCCCACGCAGCAGGCTTCGTAGGCAAGACACTCAACGGCACGCTACCCAGGATAACAG GTCTGGACCCCGCCGGCCTAAGCTTCCACCAGGCTGACAGCGCCGACCGCCTGCACCACTCTGACGCAGTGTTCGTTGACGTGATCCACACCCACGGCTGTTACACCTTCCTCAAGAtgtgggag GACTGTTTTGGTATTGATGAGAACCTTGGAGACGCAGACTTCTGGCCCAATGGAGGGGAGCGCCAGCCAGCCTGTGAGGATGGTGGGGATGGAGCCACATCTGTCAAAG ACGGCAGTAGCTGTGACCACGGCATGGCATATGTTCTCTACATCGAGAGCATCAAGTACATGCCATCCTCCACACATTTCCTGGCCCGCCAGTGCCCATCCTGGAAGCACTACAACAACAGGTCCTGCCCCTGTGGCCACCCAGTTCAGTACATGGGTTTCAATGCAGATCCAAG GGCACATGGTGTCTTCTACCTGAACACCAGCAGGACAGCTCCCTATGGCTTATTGGACTCAGACTGTTCTGCAGGTGCCTTCTCTCTTGTGCAGATCATTG GTCTGATGATGCTGTCCATCctactggtgttgctgctgctgctggtgggaCTGGTGCTCATCCAGCAATACTTTGGGCTGCCCATCCTGGCTCGGGTGCGGGCCAGACTCTACATGGAGGACTTGGTCTGGCATGGTCTGGGAAAAAGTCCATCTACTCATATTCTCAATTCTGACAAAGCAGTGGACACTTGA
- the LOC135110227 gene encoding pancreatic triacylglycerol lipase-like isoform X3 gives MSSVGGGEECTVTEQQLLPPPPVPRTKMGCSWLFSLRTVAAGFSLILAVLFFHPSLHSFLVGSTDPNNPFLYVRNFHVWTRRHPQKAQDLSMGSRSALAATHFQSKQTYIIIHGFLGSSTDGWILSLKDALLNREDCNVISVNWSAGSTTAEYFLIQPRVRTVGAEVGQFLSFLEDAAGLYTYQVHVIGHSLGAHAAGFVGKTLNGTLPRITGLDPAGLSFHQADSADRLHHSDAVFVDVIHTHGCYTFLKMWEDCFGIDENLGDADFWPNGGERQPACEDGGDGATSVKDGSSCDHGMAYVLYIESIKYMPSSTHFLARQCPSWKHYNNRSCPCGHPVQYMGFNADPRAHGVFYLNTSRTAPYGLLDSDCSAGAFSLVQIIGLMMLSILLVLLLLLVGLVLIQQYFGLPILARVRARLYMEDLVWHGLGKSPSTHILNSDKAVDT, from the exons ATGAGCAGCGTGGGTGGCGGGGAAGAGTGTACCGTCACCGAGCAACAACTTCTGCCTCCACCACCTGTACCCAGGACCAAAATGGGGTGCTCGTGGCTCTTCTCCCTGCGGACCGTGGCCGCGGGGTTCTCTCTCATCCTGgctgtcctcttcttccatccaa gtcTGCACAGTTTCCTGGTGGGCAGCACCGACCCCAACAATCCCTTCCTGTATGTGCGAAACTTCCACGTTTGGACCAG GCGTCACCCCCAGAAGGCCCAAGACCTCTCCATGGGGTCCCGCTCCGCCCTCGCCGCCACGCACTTCCAGAGCAAGCAGACCTACATTATCATTCACGGCTTCCTGGGCTCGAGCACCGACGGCTGGATTCTGTCACTTAAGGATG CGTTGCTTAACCGGGAGGACTGCAATGTGATCAGCGTGAACTGGTCTGCGGGCTCCACCACCGCAGAGTACTTCCTGATCCAGCCAAGGGTTCGTACAGTAGGCGCTGAGGTGGGCcagtttctttcattcttggAGGACGCCGCAGGACTTTACACCTACCAGGTTCATGTCATCGGGCACTCCTTGGGTGCCCACGCAGCAGGCTTCGTAGGCAAGACACTCAACGGCACGCTACCCAGGATAACAG GTCTGGACCCCGCCGGCCTAAGCTTCCACCAGGCTGACAGCGCCGACCGCCTGCACCACTCTGACGCAGTGTTCGTTGACGTGATCCACACCCACGGCTGTTACACCTTCCTCAAGAtgtgggag GACTGTTTTGGTATTGATGAGAACCTTGGAGACGCAGACTTCTGGCCCAATGGAGGGGAGCGCCAGCCAGCCTGTGAGGATGGTGGGGATGGAGCCACATCTGTCAAAG ACGGCAGTAGCTGTGACCACGGCATGGCATATGTTCTCTACATCGAGAGCATCAAGTACATGCCATCCTCCACACATTTCCTGGCCCGCCAGTGCCCATCCTGGAAGCACTACAACAACAGGTCCTGCCCCTGTGGCCACCCAGTTCAGTACATGGGTTTCAATGCAGATCCAAG GGCACATGGTGTCTTCTACCTGAACACCAGCAGGACAGCTCCCTATGGCTTATTGGACTCAGACTGTTCTGCAGGTGCCTTCTCTCTTGTGCAGATCATTG GTCTGATGATGCTGTCCATCctactggtgttgctgctgctgctggtgggaCTGGTGCTCATCCAGCAATACTTTGGGCTGCCCATCCTGGCTCGGGTGCGGGCCAGACTCTACATGGAGGACTTGGTCTGGCATGGTCTGGGAAAAAGTCCATCTACTCATATTCTCAATTCTGACAAAGCAGTGGACACTTGA